One genomic region from Leptolyngbyaceae cyanobacterium JSC-12 encodes:
- a CDS encoding methylase involved in ubiquinone/menaquinone biosynthesis (IMG reference gene:2510095472~PFAM: Methyltransferase domain), whose amino-acid sequence MTATVLASTFSSRVVNGILAIKPLAKLAKNRARQMMIKRADSIGVPWLAEVAALKTRSWSEDLAAVENPNLTYPDYYLTSFHAYEEGNLGWEPALEVEVAAHAVHARIWQDAGANGDLQLRQSYHACLKPQLVIEPHDIVDLGCSVGMSTFALQATFPNANLTGVDLSPYFLAVAKYRTDMRATGNGTRLQGTDATASTPSWVHAAAEATGLPNASYDLVSACLLFHELPQAAAIAVFQEARRLLRPGGYFAFMDMNPQSEVYAKMPPYILTLLKSTEPYLDQYFALDVEQALMEAGFERPTITPNSPRHRTVVARIKD is encoded by the coding sequence ATGACTGCGACTGTTCTCGCTTCAACTTTTTCCTCTCGTGTAGTTAATGGCATTCTTGCTATTAAGCCACTAGCCAAGCTGGCAAAAAATCGAGCACGTCAGATGATGATCAAACGGGCAGACTCAATTGGAGTACCCTGGCTGGCAGAGGTTGCTGCCTTAAAAACACGGAGTTGGAGTGAAGATCTGGCAGCGGTAGAAAATCCCAACCTGACCTACCCAGACTATTACCTAACTTCGTTTCACGCCTACGAGGAAGGGAATTTGGGCTGGGAACCCGCGCTAGAAGTGGAAGTGGCAGCTCATGCAGTGCATGCTCGTATCTGGCAAGATGCGGGAGCAAACGGAGATTTGCAACTGCGGCAAAGCTACCACGCCTGCCTCAAGCCACAACTCGTGATTGAGCCTCATGATATTGTGGATTTGGGGTGTAGCGTGGGTATGAGCACCTTTGCTCTGCAAGCAACCTTTCCTAACGCCAATCTGACCGGAGTGGATTTATCACCCTACTTTTTGGCAGTCGCGAAATACCGCACGGACATGCGGGCGACAGGAAACGGCACCCGGCTGCAAGGAACTGATGCTACTGCTTCTACACCAAGTTGGGTTCATGCAGCCGCTGAAGCAACTGGATTGCCCAATGCCTCTTATGATCTGGTATCTGCCTGTTTGCTGTTTCATGAATTACCTCAAGCTGCCGCGATCGCCGTTTTTCAAGAAGCTCGACGGTTACTGCGTCCGGGAGGCTACTTTGCCTTTATGGATATGAACCCGCAGTCGGAAGTTTACGCCAAGATGCCGCCCTACATCTTGACCTTACTGAAAAGTACAGAGCCGTATTTAGATCAGTACTTCGCGCTGGATGTGGAGCAGGCGTTGATGGAGGCAGGCTTTGAGCGTCCTACTATCACACCCAACAGTCCCCGCCATCGCACGGTGGTTGCCAGAATCAAAGACTAG
- a CDS encoding putative ABC-type transport system, periplasmic component/surface lipoprotein (IMG reference gene:2510095470~PFAM: Basic membrane protein): MNMKRFWQLATLATLLGACSSPTPQASPGTGESPSPGAATKNFTVGMVLVGPKNDAGWNQAHFEGIEKVSKDMGIKLEYADKVNPGDRPNVTGAQVADELIAKGAKLVIFNSDDFKDDALATAKKHPEVAVIHASGDYAWKEGKNYKNQPNLGNIMGKMEYGKMMAGCAAALGSETGKIGYLGALINDETRRYASSAYLGAKHCWETYRKKDPKDLEFKVTWIGFWFNIPGKTLDPTKVADDFYNGGYDVVMSGIDTPEAAIQGKKAAEAGKKVKFVHYDYQKGCDLAPDICLGVPFYNWALTYGDAVKTAMDGKMPNGFVWSGPDFANISDPQTDMIGFLKGKALGENEKFMDEFIKGMADGSINLFKGPINLQDGTTYVKAGETATDQQIWYLPQLLAGMTGPSK, translated from the coding sequence ATGAACATGAAACGCTTCTGGCAACTGGCAACCCTGGCAACTCTTCTAGGAGCCTGTAGCAGCCCGACTCCTCAAGCCTCGCCGGGAACAGGAGAGTCGCCATCTCCCGGTGCTGCCACTAAAAACTTTACAGTTGGTATGGTTCTCGTCGGTCCTAAAAATGATGCAGGCTGGAACCAGGCACACTTTGAAGGCATTGAAAAAGTTTCAAAAGATATGGGCATTAAGCTGGAATATGCTGACAAGGTGAATCCAGGCGATCGTCCCAACGTCACCGGTGCTCAGGTTGCTGATGAATTAATTGCCAAAGGTGCCAAACTGGTCATCTTCAACTCTGATGACTTCAAGGACGATGCACTGGCAACTGCCAAGAAACATCCTGAAGTTGCAGTTATTCACGCTTCTGGAGATTACGCCTGGAAAGAGGGCAAAAATTACAAGAATCAGCCCAACCTCGGCAATATTATGGGCAAGATGGAATACGGCAAAATGATGGCAGGATGCGCTGCTGCCTTGGGTTCTGAAACGGGCAAAATTGGTTACCTTGGTGCACTGATTAATGATGAAACCCGACGCTATGCTTCATCCGCCTACTTAGGTGCAAAACATTGCTGGGAAACCTACCGCAAGAAAGACCCCAAAGACCTGGAATTTAAAGTCACCTGGATTGGCTTCTGGTTCAATATTCCTGGTAAAACTCTTGATCCCACAAAGGTTGCGGATGATTTTTATAACGGCGGCTACGATGTAGTGATGTCGGGGATTGATACCCCCGAAGCAGCCATTCAAGGCAAAAAGGCTGCAGAAGCTGGCAAGAAAGTCAAGTTTGTCCACTATGACTACCAGAAAGGTTGTGATTTGGCTCCTGACATTTGCTTAGGTGTGCCGTTCTATAACTGGGCATTAACCTATGGTGATGCGGTGAAAACTGCGATGGATGGCAAAATGCCCAATGGCTTTGTTTGGTCAGGTCCTGATTTTGCCAACATTAGCGACCCTCAAACAGATATGATTGGCTTCCTCAAAGGGAAAGCGTTGGGTGAGAACGAGAAATTTATGGATGAGTTCATCAAGGGGATGGCAGATGGCAGCATTAATCTGTTTAAGGGACCCATCAATCTGCAAGATGGTACGACTTACGTCAAGGCAGGAGAAACTGCAACAGATCAGCAAATCTGGTATCTGCCTCAACTTCTAGCTGGTATGACTGGACCCAGTAAATAA
- a CDS encoding aconitase (IMG reference gene:2510095471~PFAM: Aconitate B N-terminal domain; Aconitase family (aconitate hydratase); Aconitate hydratase 2 N-terminus~TIGRFAM: aconitate hydratase 2), which translates to MLESYRQHVAERAALGIPPLPLSAQQMSDLGELLKNPPAGEEAFLLELLRDRVPPGVDQAAYVKAGFLTAIAKGDVTSPLISPKEAVELLGTMMGGYNVHSLIEMLSATDTELAETAVAALSKTLLVYDAFHDIEELVNGGNAYATQVMKSWANAEWFTSRPELPKAITVTVFKVPGETNTDDLSPAPHATTRPDIPLHATVMLETRMPGGLQTIQELKQKGYPIAYVGDVVGTGSSRKSAINSVLWHIGEDIPFVPNKRSGGFILGGKIAPIFFNTAEDSGALPIECDVTHLNTGDVITIHPYKGEITNEAGEVISTFTLKPDTILDEVRAGGRIPLLIGRTLTDKTRSVMGLGPSPVFARPTLPADTGKGFTLAQKMVGKACGLPGVRPGTYCEPVMTTVGSQDTTGPMTRDELKELACLGFGADLVMQSFCHTAAYPKPVDIKTHHELPDFITSRGGVSLRPGDGIIHSWLNRMLLPDTVGTGGDSHTRFPLGISFPAGSGLVAFAAALGVMPLDMPESVLVRFKGSLQPGVTLRDIVNAIPYVAIQEGKLTVEKQNKKNVFSGRIMEMEGLPDLKLEQAFELTDATAERSCAGCTIKLGTETVAEYLRSNVALLKNMVARGYGDARTILRRVTKMEQWLANPTLMSADSDAEYSDVIEVDLDQIKEPIVAAPNDPDNIKLMSECAGDPIHEVFIGSCMTNIGHYRAAAKVLEGAGSVKVRLWICPPTRMDEKQLREEGYYGIFAASGARTEMPGCSLCMGNQARVADGVTVFSTSTRNFNNRMGKDAKVYLGSAELAAVCALLGRIPTVDEYMEIVTKKIDPFAGDLYRYLNFDQIAGFEDEGRVIPLEQMPRIEDILGMPTVAG; encoded by the coding sequence ATGCTTGAATCTTATCGTCAACACGTTGCTGAACGCGCTGCATTGGGGATTCCACCTCTGCCGTTGAGCGCTCAACAAATGTCTGATTTGGGCGAGTTATTGAAGAATCCACCCGCTGGCGAAGAGGCATTTTTGCTGGAACTGTTGCGCGATCGCGTTCCTCCTGGTGTGGATCAGGCAGCATACGTGAAGGCAGGATTTTTGACGGCGATCGCGAAAGGCGATGTTACTAGCCCCCTAATTTCTCCCAAAGAAGCTGTGGAATTGTTGGGCACGATGATGGGCGGGTACAACGTGCATTCATTGATTGAAATGCTGTCTGCAACCGATACTGAACTGGCAGAAACCGCAGTTGCCGCACTCAGCAAAACTCTGCTAGTCTACGACGCGTTTCACGATATTGAAGAACTAGTAAACGGAGGCAATGCCTACGCCACACAGGTGATGAAATCCTGGGCAAATGCTGAGTGGTTCACCAGTCGCCCCGAACTGCCCAAAGCAATTACCGTTACCGTGTTCAAAGTACCGGGGGAAACCAACACCGATGACCTCTCGCCCGCGCCCCACGCCACTACTCGCCCCGATATTCCACTCCATGCAACGGTGATGCTGGAAACTCGGATGCCAGGTGGATTGCAAACAATCCAGGAACTCAAGCAAAAAGGTTATCCTATTGCCTATGTGGGCGATGTAGTGGGAACGGGTTCCTCGCGAAAATCTGCTATCAATTCGGTGCTGTGGCACATTGGCGAGGATATTCCATTCGTGCCGAATAAGCGATCCGGTGGGTTCATTTTGGGCGGCAAAATTGCACCAATCTTCTTCAACACCGCTGAAGACTCTGGTGCCCTGCCAATTGAGTGCGATGTCACCCACCTGAACACAGGTGATGTCATCACTATCCATCCCTATAAAGGCGAGATTACCAACGAAGCAGGTGAGGTGATCTCCACCTTCACCCTCAAGCCCGACACGATTCTGGATGAAGTGCGAGCAGGTGGACGGATTCCTCTCTTAATTGGACGAACTCTGACGGATAAAACTCGTTCTGTGATGGGGCTTGGACCTAGCCCTGTGTTTGCCCGCCCCACACTACCCGCCGATACTGGAAAAGGCTTTACTCTGGCGCAAAAAATGGTAGGGAAAGCCTGTGGATTGCCTGGTGTCCGCCCAGGTACTTACTGCGAACCTGTGATGACCACAGTGGGTTCCCAAGACACCACCGGACCGATGACTCGCGACGAATTGAAAGAACTGGCTTGCCTCGGTTTTGGTGCTGACTTGGTGATGCAGAGCTTTTGCCATACGGCTGCCTATCCCAAGCCTGTAGACATCAAAACCCATCACGAATTGCCCGACTTTATTACCTCACGGGGTGGAGTCTCTCTGCGTCCAGGCGATGGCATTATCCACTCCTGGTTAAATCGGATGCTATTGCCGGACACCGTGGGAACAGGGGGTGACTCGCATACCCGCTTCCCACTAGGGATTTCTTTCCCAGCAGGATCGGGACTGGTAGCGTTTGCGGCGGCGCTGGGCGTGATGCCGCTGGATATGCCGGAGTCGGTGCTGGTACGGTTTAAGGGGAGTTTGCAACCGGGCGTGACTCTGCGGGATATTGTTAATGCCATTCCCTATGTTGCGATTCAGGAAGGCAAGCTGACGGTAGAGAAACAGAATAAGAAGAATGTGTTTTCGGGTCGGATTATGGAAATGGAAGGACTGCCTGACCTGAAACTGGAGCAGGCGTTCGAACTGACTGATGCCACAGCTGAGCGATCGTGTGCAGGTTGCACGATCAAGCTGGGGACGGAAACGGTGGCAGAATATCTGCGATCAAACGTTGCTCTATTGAAAAATATGGTGGCACGGGGCTATGGTGATGCCCGGACAATCTTGCGTCGGGTTACCAAGATGGAGCAATGGCTAGCAAATCCTACGCTGATGTCGGCTGACTCCGATGCGGAGTATAGCGATGTAATTGAAGTGGATCTAGATCAGATTAAGGAACCGATTGTTGCTGCTCCCAACGATCCAGACAATATTAAACTCATGTCTGAGTGTGCTGGAGATCCGATCCATGAAGTCTTTATTGGCTCTTGCATGACCAACATTGGACATTACCGCGCTGCTGCGAAAGTCTTGGAGGGAGCGGGTTCAGTGAAGGTACGTTTGTGGATTTGCCCACCCACTCGCATGGATGAGAAGCAATTGCGGGAAGAAGGCTATTACGGGATTTTCGCTGCATCGGGAGCGAGGACTGAAATGCCTGGCTGTTCCCTTTGTATGGGCAACCAAGCACGAGTGGCGGACGGGGTCACTGTGTTCTCTACTTCAACTCGTAACTTCAATAATCGTATGGGCAAGGATGCGAAAGTATATCTGGGTTCGGCAGAACTGGCGGCGGTCTGTGCCTTATTGGGACGCATCCCCACAGTGGATGAGTATATGGAGATCGTTACTAAGAAAATTGATCCGTTTGCAGGTGATCTCTATCGGTACCTCAACTTTGACCAGATTGCTGGCTTTGAAGATGAGGGGCGGGTGATTCCGCTGGAGCAGATGCCCCGCATTGAAGACATTCTGGGAATGCCAACGGTTGCTGGATGA
- a CDS encoding amine acid ABC transporter, permease protein, 3-TM region, His/Glu/Gln/Arg/opine family (IMG reference gene:2510095466~PFAM: Binding-protein-dependent transport system inner membrane component~TIGRFAM: amine acid ABC transporter, permease protein, 3-TM region, His/Glu/Gln/Arg/opine family) — protein MRFWRFAGQAIAVVLVISLLAFLGFNLNRNLAKLGIRFGFSFLQSQAGFAIGETLIPYQSSDSYGRALLVGLLNSLLVIATGIGLATIVGVTAGIARLSNNWLVRHIALVYVELLRNTPLLLQLFFWYFAIFLSLPKSDNPVRWLGFRFSNGGITFPGGLHLSPEFSSLVLGLSIYTATFIAEIVRGGIQSVPKGQWEAAKSLGLKPAQVMRMVIFPQALRAIVPPLGNQYLNLAKNSSLAIAVGFPDLYAVASTTFNQTGRAVEIMMLISLTYLSISLVISLLLNLYNRSVQLVER, from the coding sequence ATGCGGTTTTGGCGATTTGCTGGACAAGCGATCGCTGTTGTCCTAGTGATCTCTCTGCTTGCCTTTCTAGGGTTCAACCTCAACCGTAATTTAGCTAAGCTTGGTATTCGCTTTGGGTTTAGTTTTCTGCAGTCGCAGGCAGGGTTTGCTATCGGGGAAACACTCATCCCTTACCAATCATCCGATTCCTATGGGCGTGCACTTCTGGTAGGGCTACTCAATTCACTTCTAGTGATTGCAACCGGAATTGGTCTGGCAACAATTGTGGGAGTGACTGCTGGAATCGCTCGGTTGTCTAACAACTGGTTAGTGCGGCACATCGCACTTGTATACGTGGAGTTGCTGCGAAACACGCCGCTCCTGCTGCAACTATTTTTCTGGTATTTTGCCATCTTTCTCAGCCTGCCGAAATCTGACAATCCAGTGCGCTGGCTGGGATTTCGCTTCAGCAATGGCGGCATCACCTTTCCGGGAGGACTGCATCTTTCCCCCGAATTTTCGTCGCTGGTGTTGGGGCTTTCCATTTACACCGCAACCTTTATTGCTGAAATTGTGCGTGGTGGGATTCAATCCGTTCCTAAAGGGCAATGGGAAGCGGCAAAATCTCTGGGTCTCAAACCCGCTCAGGTGATGCGAATGGTCATCTTTCCGCAAGCACTGCGGGCGATTGTGCCACCGTTAGGTAATCAGTATCTCAATCTGGCAAAAAACTCCAGTTTGGCGATCGCGGTAGGGTTCCCAGATTTATATGCTGTTGCATCTACCACGTTTAACCAAACTGGGCGTGCGGTGGAAATTATGATGTTGATCAGTCTTACCTATCTCAGCATCAGTTTGGTCATCTCCCTGCTGCTGAACCTGTATAACCGGAGTGTGCAACTGGTAGAACGATGA
- a CDS encoding ATPase component of uncharacterized ABC-type transporter (IMG reference gene:2510095469~PFAM: ABC transporter), whose product MKVELLNITKRFGAVLANDDVSLVVHAGTIHGLLGENGAGKSTLVKVLSGFISRDHGQILLDGVPVEVRSPADAIRVGVGMLHQDPLDFSPLSVLDNFMAGKLGEFFINRRQAIQQFEKLSAQFNFALDIHCKVSDLTVGERQQLEILRLLSLGVRTLILDEPTTGISASQKAALFAAARQLAAAGKSVIFVSHKLEDVEVLCNEVTVMRQGKVVGNRPIPCPDRVLIDLMFGRELAQPTKPQTQRSRLALTLRNAEMTNDHLTLKIDELTVHQGEVIGLAGLEGSGQQLLLLACAGLLKLSQGSLEIGGADMTHQPYAAFLKAGIGYSPADRLKDGLVPGLTIQEHVALRTPPRGLFIDWRDVLQRTQQAIALFNIRGKATTKVEQLSGGNQQRTQLALLPVPLHLLLMEHPTRGLDIESTLWVWQQLIARCEGGTAILFMSSDLDEIMQYSDRVIVFSSGRVSDPIHVADLTVEKLGQMIGGRFDDPIQPVPVNI is encoded by the coding sequence ATGAAAGTAGAACTGCTCAACATCACTAAGCGATTTGGTGCAGTGCTGGCAAACGATGACGTGTCGCTTGTGGTTCATGCAGGTACGATTCATGGGCTACTGGGCGAAAACGGTGCAGGTAAAAGCACGCTAGTAAAGGTGTTGAGCGGGTTCATTTCCCGCGATCACGGTCAGATTTTACTGGATGGAGTTCCAGTGGAGGTGAGATCGCCCGCCGACGCTATTCGGGTTGGTGTGGGAATGCTCCATCAAGATCCGCTGGATTTCTCTCCCCTATCAGTGTTGGACAACTTCATGGCAGGAAAATTGGGGGAGTTTTTTATCAATCGGCGACAGGCAATCCAGCAATTTGAAAAGTTGTCTGCCCAGTTTAACTTTGCTCTGGATATTCACTGCAAAGTCAGCGACCTCACTGTGGGAGAACGGCAGCAGCTAGAGATTTTGCGGCTCCTGTCATTGGGTGTGCGAACCTTGATTTTGGATGAACCCACCACTGGGATTTCAGCTTCTCAAAAAGCTGCCCTGTTCGCAGCAGCAAGGCAACTGGCAGCAGCAGGCAAATCGGTCATCTTTGTCTCGCACAAGTTAGAAGATGTAGAGGTATTGTGCAACGAAGTGACGGTAATGCGCCAGGGTAAGGTAGTGGGCAATCGACCCATTCCCTGCCCGGATCGCGTTTTAATTGACCTGATGTTTGGGCGAGAACTGGCTCAACCTACTAAACCTCAAACCCAGCGATCGCGCCTAGCTCTGACCCTGCGAAATGCTGAAATGACAAATGATCACCTGACTCTGAAGATTGACGAACTTACCGTCCATCAGGGTGAAGTCATTGGACTGGCAGGGTTAGAAGGCAGTGGTCAACAGTTATTGCTGCTAGCGTGTGCCGGATTGCTCAAACTTTCCCAGGGCAGCCTGGAAATTGGCGGGGCAGACATGACTCACCAGCCCTATGCAGCCTTCTTGAAAGCTGGAATCGGTTACTCTCCTGCTGATCGCCTCAAAGATGGGCTGGTACCCGGACTGACAATTCAAGAACATGTTGCTCTCCGAACGCCACCACGTGGGCTGTTTATCGATTGGCGAGATGTATTGCAGCGCACTCAGCAAGCGATCGCCCTTTTTAACATTCGGGGGAAAGCTACCACCAAAGTAGAACAACTCTCCGGCGGCAACCAGCAGCGCACCCAACTCGCCCTGTTACCTGTGCCACTCCATCTCTTGTTGATGGAACATCCCACTCGCGGTCTGGACATTGAATCCACCCTGTGGGTATGGCAACAGCTCATCGCCCGCTGCGAAGGCGGAACTGCCATTTTGTTCATGTCCTCTGACTTAGATGAGATCATGCAGTACAGCGATCGCGTCATTGTGTTCAGCAGTGGTCGCGTCTCTGATCCCATCCATGTGGCAGATTTGACTGTTGAAAAGCTGGGACAAATGATCGGCGGACGTTTTGACGACCCGATTCAACCAGTGCCCGTGAATATTTGA
- a CDS encoding hypothetical protein (IMG reference gene:2510095468) codes for MPAATIQAIDASTLSIESKYALDILQNLSIEQVNTLKQRMKLGNLGVVGPQTLATFEQLCKSQGIDLTEAGVNAFKTEHRLGNCGQYQGVIGPQTADVYFREIMEDAQPSQETTGDLNAAIAAAAKSLLDMCTADGPDDGNNACAWSVNQVLQKAGIPLLGENPNYVPSLLEALQNGRGQRVDRAHARAGDLVIACGEAHIGIGLDDGCVTVLSNSSSRARFRWESDTDFDGYYGGSSIIYRLVK; via the coding sequence ATGCCAGCCGCCACGATTCAAGCGATTGATGCCAGTACACTCTCAATCGAAAGCAAATACGCACTCGACATTCTGCAAAACCTGTCGATTGAACAGGTCAATACTCTAAAACAACGAATGAAACTGGGCAATCTAGGCGTTGTTGGACCGCAAACGCTGGCGACCTTTGAGCAACTGTGTAAAAGCCAAGGCATTGACCTGACGGAAGCAGGCGTGAATGCTTTTAAGACAGAGCATCGTTTAGGCAATTGTGGGCAATATCAGGGGGTGATTGGACCGCAAACGGCAGACGTGTACTTCCGCGAAATTATGGAGGATGCACAGCCCAGTCAGGAAACTACTGGCGACTTGAATGCCGCGATCGCCGCTGCTGCTAAAAGTTTGCTGGATATGTGCACTGCTGATGGACCAGATGACGGTAATAATGCTTGCGCTTGGTCGGTCAATCAGGTGTTGCAAAAGGCAGGGATTCCGCTCCTTGGTGAAAATCCGAATTATGTGCCATCCCTCTTGGAAGCATTGCAAAATGGGCGTGGTCAACGGGTTGATCGCGCTCATGCCAGGGCTGGAGACTTGGTCATTGCCTGCGGCGAAGCCCACATCGGCATTGGGTTGGACGATGGCTGCGTCACTGTTCTCTCCAACTCTTCATCCCGCGCTCGTTTTCGCTGGGAATCTGACACCGACTTTGATGGGTACTATGGTGGTTCCAGCATCATTTACCGCCTGGTCAAATAA
- a CDS encoding protoporphyrin IX magnesium-chelatase (IMG reference gene:2510095465~PFAM: Magnesium chelatase, subunit ChlI~TIGRFAM: magnesium chelatase ATPase subunit I), protein MTFTANAPTTENGRSVQSAARRRPVFPFTAIVGQDEMKLALLLNVIDPKIGGVMIMGDRGTGKTTTIRALADLLPEIEVVSDDPFNSSPTDPELMGDDVRQRVEQGLDLPVTLKKVQMVDLPLGATEDRVCGTIDIERALSEGVKAFEPGLLAKANRGILYVDEVNLLDDHLVDVLLDSAASGWNTVEREGISIRHPARFVLVGSGNPEEGELRPQLLDRFGMHAEIHTVKDPALRVQIVEQRTEFDQNPQAFLEKYQSQQDELRQKLVDAQARLKAVQIDYDLRVKISQVCSELDVDGLRGDIVTNRAAKALAAFEGRTEATVEDIRRVVTLCLRHRLRKDPLESIDSGYKVEKTVNQIFGEVAS, encoded by the coding sequence GTGACTTTCACTGCAAACGCACCCACTACTGAAAACGGTCGATCTGTCCAGTCTGCTGCCCGTCGTCGCCCTGTATTTCCGTTTACGGCAATTGTGGGGCAAGACGAGATGAAACTGGCGTTGTTGTTGAACGTGATTGATCCTAAGATCGGCGGTGTGATGATCATGGGCGATCGCGGCACTGGCAAAACCACCACGATTCGCGCTTTGGCTGATCTGCTGCCCGAAATTGAAGTAGTCAGCGACGATCCCTTCAACAGTTCTCCCACCGATCCTGAATTGATGGGAGATGACGTGCGCCAGCGAGTAGAGCAAGGATTAGACTTGCCCGTGACGCTAAAAAAAGTGCAGATGGTCGATCTACCCCTTGGTGCGACTGAAGATCGAGTTTGCGGCACAATTGACATCGAACGCGCTTTGTCTGAAGGGGTGAAAGCCTTTGAACCTGGATTGTTGGCAAAAGCCAATCGCGGCATTCTATATGTCGATGAAGTCAACCTGCTGGATGATCACCTGGTTGATGTGCTGCTGGACTCTGCCGCATCTGGCTGGAACACCGTAGAACGGGAAGGTATTTCCATTCGTCACCCGGCTCGGTTTGTCCTCGTAGGGTCCGGCAATCCGGAGGAAGGTGAACTGCGTCCTCAGTTGCTTGATCGCTTTGGGATGCATGCCGAAATTCACACGGTTAAAGACCCTGCCCTGCGGGTACAAATCGTAGAACAGCGGACTGAGTTTGATCAAAATCCTCAAGCCTTTTTGGAAAAGTATCAATCTCAGCAAGACGAACTTCGGCAAAAGCTGGTAGATGCTCAAGCACGCCTCAAGGCAGTGCAGATTGATTATGACCTGCGTGTGAAAATTTCCCAGGTTTGCTCAGAACTGGATGTAGATGGGCTGCGGGGTGATATTGTTACGAACCGGGCTGCCAAAGCGCTGGCTGCTTTTGAGGGGCGCACGGAAGCAACCGTTGAGGACATTCGACGAGTGGTTACCCTCTGCTTACGCCACCGTCTCCGCAAGGATCCACTAGAATCAATCGATTCTGGCTATAAGGTAGAGAAGACGGTTAATCAAATTTTTGGTGAAGTTGCTAGTTAG
- a CDS encoding amine acid ABC transporter, permease protein, 3-TM region, His/Glu/Gln/Arg/opine family (IMG reference gene:2510095467~PFAM: Binding-protein-dependent transport system inner membrane component~TIGRFAM: amine acid ABC transporter, permease protein, 3-TM region, His/Glu/Gln/Arg/opine family) yields the protein MTPKPAPLTQSATSAQRQIQHWLKRNLFNGWFNSLLTLVCLVAIAWSTFYVLRWVTTQAQWAVISANLRLFFVGRYPVEQIWRVWTALAIVLAMVALWWQAGTWTQKTVQTPTADSSLPSFPSLSSLSLFLILPPIAFFLILWLLAGGLRLPQVGTNLWGGLLLTLVVAIISIVLAFPLGVLLALGRKSSLPILQGFCTVYIELIRGLPLIGVLFMAQVMLPLVLPGQPNIDRVVRAIAGFILFNAAYLAENVRGGLQSVPRGQTEAAKALGFNPFLTLRLVVLPQALQIAIPGIVGQFISLFKDTSLLALFALLELTGIGRSILAQPEFLGRYAEVYLFIGLIYWVFCFTMSRVSQRLEQR from the coding sequence ATGACTCCAAAACCCGCTCCTTTAACTCAATCTGCAACTTCAGCCCAGAGGCAAATTCAGCACTGGCTCAAACGCAATTTGTTTAACGGTTGGTTCAATAGTCTGCTTACCTTAGTTTGTTTGGTTGCTATTGCCTGGAGTACTTTCTATGTTCTTCGCTGGGTGACAACCCAAGCCCAGTGGGCAGTTATCTCAGCCAACTTACGGTTATTCTTCGTTGGGCGCTACCCTGTTGAGCAGATATGGAGAGTATGGACAGCTTTGGCGATCGTGCTAGCAATGGTGGCACTGTGGTGGCAAGCAGGGACGTGGACGCAAAAAACTGTCCAAACGCCTACTGCTGACTCTTCCTTACCTTCCTTTCCCTCCTTATCTTCCCTATCCTTATTCCTTATCCTCCCACCGATCGCGTTTTTCCTGATCCTCTGGCTGTTGGCAGGGGGTTTGAGGTTACCCCAGGTGGGTACCAATTTGTGGGGCGGTTTACTGCTGACACTTGTCGTTGCAATTATCAGCATTGTGCTGGCATTTCCATTAGGCGTTCTGCTAGCGCTGGGACGAAAAAGTTCATTGCCAATTTTGCAAGGTTTCTGCACGGTTTATATCGAGCTAATTCGGGGGTTGCCCCTGATCGGCGTTTTGTTCATGGCGCAGGTGATGTTGCCATTAGTGCTACCTGGACAACCGAATATTGATCGAGTCGTGCGGGCGATCGCAGGGTTCATTCTCTTCAATGCTGCTTATCTGGCAGAAAACGTGCGGGGTGGGTTGCAATCTGTTCCTCGTGGGCAAACAGAAGCGGCAAAGGCATTAGGATTCAATCCCTTTTTGACGTTGCGCCTGGTAGTGTTGCCGCAAGCTCTGCAAATTGCCATTCCAGGTATTGTGGGTCAATTTATTTCCCTGTTTAAGGATACTTCCCTGCTGGCTCTGTTTGCGCTGTTGGAACTGACAGGTATTGGGCGATCGATCCTGGCGCAGCCGGAGTTTCTAGGACGTTATGCAGAAGTGTATTTATTTATTGGGTTGATTTATTGGGTGTTTTGTTTCACCATGTCACGAGTCAGCCAACGGTTAGAACAACGGTAG